The genomic region CTTCATCTGCTTCCAGGTCCGCGGCAACCGGTGCGCGAGCTCGAGCGCGGACCCGACCAGCGCCCGGGCCGAGTCCGTCGACATGCCCAGCGCGGCGCCCAGCTCCATCGGCGCGAACTCCGCGACCAGCGGCGTCCCCTCACCCCCGAGCGGGACCGCCACCTCGCCGAAGATCCACCCGACGGTCGGTGTCTGCGTCGAGACCGACTCGGCTGGGTGCATCGCCGCCCACGCCAGCGCCGCCTCTAGGACCAGGAACTCCGCCCGCTGCACCGCAGCCCGCTGCGACTGTGCGAACGCCAGCACGGCAGCTGGGGTGTCGCAGTCGGGGAGCTCGTGGTCGGCCATGCCTCATTCTACTCGAACGCGCGTTCGATCGAAAGGCCGTGCGCGCCCTCGGAAGGTAAAGAAACCGACGCGCCCCGCCGGGACCAGCGGCTACAGACCCTGCTGCTTCCGGCGCCGGTTGTAGTCGCGCATGCGCTGCGGGATGCCGACGACGGCGGCGTCGTACGACGGGACCTGGAAGGTGTTGCAGAAGCGGTGCGCCCAGTCGACGGAGGGGACGCGGCGGCGCGTCCACTCGCCGTCGTGGGCGACGAGGAGCAGCGTCACGTCACTGACGGCGGTCCGTGGCTCGACGAACCCCTCGACGCCGCGGCGCGCGGTGACCCACGTGCGCAGGTGCTCCTCGTCGACCTTGCTCGCTGCCCGGACACTCGTCGAGCCGGTGCGGAACCCGTCCGCTGCCGGCTTGCTCATCCGGCCACCGGAGCGGCGGCGGAAGCGATCCATCAGACCCATGAGGCACAGTCTGCCTGCTCGCACCGCACTTGCGGAGCAGTTCGCCCCGCGCGACCCGGTGTGGACAGCGTGGCGGAAGGTGCGAAGATGGGGCCCCGCTCGCGCGGCACTCACGGAAGGAACACGGTGGCCGACACCGACTACGACGTACTCATCCTCGGCGGAGGCTCGGGTGGCTATGCGTGCGCCCTGCGGGCCGCGCAGCTGGACCTGAGCGTCGCCGTGGTCGAGGAGTCGAAGGTCGGCGGCACCTGTCTCCACCAGGGCTGCATCCCCACCAAGGCCCTCCTGCACGCCGCCGAGGTCGCCGACTCCGCGCGCCACGCCGAGCAGTTCGGCGTGCGCGCCTCGCTCGACGGCATCGACATGGCCGGGGTCCAGGCCTACAAGGACGGCGTCGTCAAGCGCCTGTTCAGCGGCCTGACCGGTCTCGTGCGCAGCCGCGGCATCACGGTGATCGAGGGCCACGGCCGGCTGACCGGCCCGCGCCAGGTCACGGTCGGCGACACCACCTACGCAGCGCGACACGTCGTGCTCGCCTCCGGCTCCTACCCGCGCACGCTGCCCGGCCTCGAGGTCGACGGCGAGCGGGTCCTGACCTCCGACCACGCGCTCTCCCTCGACCGTGTGCCGTCGTCGGTGGCCGTGCTCGCCGGCGGCGTGATCGGCTGCGAGTTCGCGAGCGTGTGGCGCAGCTTCGGCGCCGAGGTCACGATCATCGAGGCGCTCCCCCGGCTCGTCGCCGGCGAGGACGAGGCCTCCTCCAAGGCCCTCCAGCGCGCCTTCACCAAGCGCGGCATCGCCGTGCGCACCGACACCGCCTTCGAGAGCGTCAAGCACACCGACACCGGGGTCGCGGTCACCGTGGCCGGCGGCGAGGTGATCGAGGCCGAGCTGCTGCTCGTCGCCGTCGGGCGCGGCCCGCGCACCGACGGACTCGGGTACGACGAGCAGGGCGTCGCCATGGAGCGCGGCTTCGTGCTCACCGACGAGCGCTGCCGCACCAACCTCGACGGCGTCCGCGCCGTCGGCGACATCGTCCCCGGCCTCCAGCTCGCGCACCGCGGGTTCGCGCAGGGCATCTTCGTGGCCGAGGACATCGCGGGGCTCGACCCTCGCCCGATCGACGAGGCGGGCATCCCCCGGGTCACCTACACCTCACCCGAGGTGGCCTCGGTCGGCCTCGACGAGAACGCCGCCCGCGCGGCGTACGGCGAGGACGGGATCGAGACCCTCACCTACGACCTCGGGGGCAACGGCAAGAGCCAGATCCTCAAGACCCAGGGGTTCGTGAAGCTGATCCGGCGCGCCGACGGTCCCGTCGTCGGCATCCACCTGGTCGGCGACCGGGTGGGCGAGCTCGTGGGCGAGGCCCAGCTGATCCACGGCTGGGAGGGGTACCCCGAAGACGTGGCGCCTCTCGTCCACGCCCACCCCACGCAGCACGAGGCGCTGGGCGAGGCACACCTCGCCCTGGCCGGCAAGCCGCTCCACACGCATTCCTGACACCACCCACATCGAAGAGAACGCGAGCGAAGGAACCTCCATTGGCCACCGAAGTCAACCTCCCGGCACTCGGGGAGTCCGTCACCGAAGGCACCGTCACCCGTTGGCTCAAGCAGGTCGGTGACACCGTTGCGGTGGACGAGCCGCTGCTCGAGGTCTCCACCGACAAGGTCGACACCGAGATCCCCTCCCCGATCGCCGGCACCCTGCTGGAGATCAAGGCCCAGGAGGACGACACCGTCGAGGTGGGCGCCGTGCTGGCGCTCATCGGCGACGAGGGCGAGTCCGCCGGCAGCTCCGAGTCCGAGGAGGCTCCCGCCGAGGAGCCCGAGCCGGAGGAGGAGAAGGCCGAGGAGCCCGCCGCCGCCGAGGAGCCCGCCCCGGCCGCCGAGGAGGCCGAGAAGCCGGCCGCCGAGACCAAGTCCACCGGTGGCTCCGGCACCCCGGTGACCCTCCCCGCCCTGGGCGAGTCCGTCACCGAGGGCACCGTCACCCGCTGGCTCAAGCAGGTCGGTGACGAGGTCGCCGTCGACGAGCCGCTGCTCGAGGTCTCCACCGACAAGGTCGACACCGAGATCCCCTCCCCGATCGCCGGCACCCTGCTGGAGATCAAGGCCGAGGAGGACGAGACGGTCGAGGTCGGCGCCGAGCTCGCGATCATCGGCGACGCCGGTGCCGCTCCCGCGGAGGAGAAGGCGCCCGAGCCCGAGCCCGCCGCGGAGCCGGAGCCCGAGCCCGAGCCGGAGCCGGAGCCGGAGCCCGCCCAGGAGAAGGCCCCCGAGCCGGAGCAGAAGCCCGCCCCGGCCGAGAAGAAGCCCGAGCCCGAGCAGAAGCCCGCCGCTCCCGCCGCCGCCCCCGCCGCCTCGGGCGACGGCCACGGCTACGTCACCCCGCTGGTGCGCAAGCTCGCCCAGCAGCACGGCGTGGACCTGGGCAGCATCACCGGCACCGGTGTCGGTGGGCGCGTGCGCAAGCAGGACGTGCTCGACGCCGCGGCCGCCGCCAAGCAGGCGTCCGCCCCGGCCGCTGCCGCCCCGCAGCAGTCGGGCGCCCAGCAGCCTGCCGCTGCCTCGGCGACCCCGTCGCCGCTGCGCGGCACCACGGAGAAGATCAGCCGCCTGCGCAAGATCATCTCCGAGCGCATGCTGGACTCGCTGCACACCTCCGCGCAGCTGACCCAGGTGGTCGAGGTCGACGTCACCAACGTCGCCCGTCTCCGCGACGCCGCGAAGGCCGACTTCCTGGCCCGCGAGGGCGTCAAGCTGACCTACCTGCCGTTCTTCGCCAAGGCCGCGGTCGACGCGCTCAAGCAGCACCCCAAGCTCAACGCGACGATCGACGCCGAGGCCGGTGAGGTGACCTACTACGACCGCGAGAACGTCGCGTTCGCGGTGGACACCGACAAGGGCCTGCTGACCCCGGTCGTCAAGGACGCCGGCGACCTCTCGATCGCCGGTCTGGCCAAGAAGATCGCCGACGTCGCGGAGCGCACCCGCACCAACAAGATCGGCCCGGACGAGCTCGGTGGCGGCACCTTCACCATCACCAACCTCGGCAGCGTCGGCGCCCTGTGGGACACCCCGATCATCAACCAGCCGCAGGTCGCCATCCTCGGCCCGGGCGCGGTCGTCAAGCGCCCGGTCGTGATCGACGACCCCAACCTGGGTGAGACCATCGCGGTGCGCCACATGGTCTACCTCGCGCTGACCTACGACCACCGCCTGGTCGACGGTGCGGACGCCGGCCGCTTCCTCAGCGACGTGAAGAAGCGTCTCGAGGCGGGCGTCTTCGACATCTGATCCTCACCGGTCGCGCCGAGTCGGCGCGGACGACGGGTGCTCTCCACGGCTTCGGCACGTGGGCAGTCCCGACGTCCGCGCCGACTCGCGCATTTCGGGGGGCCCGGATGGCACGCTGAGCCCATGCACGTCGTGATCGCCGGCTCCTCCGGCTTCCTGGGCACCCACCTGCGCGCCGAGCTGGATCGCCGCGGACACCGCACCACCGCGCTCGTACGCCGTCCCGCGACCGGCCCCGGTGAGTCCACCTGGGACCCCGGCGCGGGCACCCTCGACCGCGACGTCGTCGCGTCCGCGGACGTGGTGGTCAACCTGGCCGGCTCCCCCACCCTCGGCAACCCGCACTCCCGGCGCTGGGCGCGCGAGCTGGAGCAGAGCCGGGTGCGCTCCACCGACGTGCTGGCCCGCGCGGTGGCCGACTGCGCCGGCGCCGGGCGGGGACCCGCGTTCCTGGCCGGCAACGGGATCTCCTACTACGGCGACCACGGCGAGCACGAGCTGACCGAAGCCTCCGACAGCCGCGGCCAGGCGCTGCTGACCCGGGTCACCCGCGTCTGGCAGGCTGCCGCCCAGCCGGCGGTCGACGCCGGCGCCCGGGTGGTGGTGCTGCGGACGGCGCCGGTGATGGACCGCCGCGCCGCGCCGTTGCGCCCGCTGGTACCGCTCTTCCGCGCCGGTCTCGGCGCCTTCCTCGGCAACGGGCGTCAGCACATGGCGATGTGCTCGCTGCGCGACTGGGTCGGCGGGGTGGTGCACACCGCGGAGCACCCGGACCTCGACGGGCCGGTCAACCTCACCTGTCCCGAGCCGCCCACCAACGCCGAGTTCACCCGCGAGCTCGCCGCCCAGCTGCACCGCCCGGCGCTCGCCCTCGTCCCGGGCCCGCTGCTGCGCCTCGGCGCGGGCGGCATGGCCCCCGAGCTGCTCGGGTCGCTCAACGTGCGGCCCGCGAAGCTGCTCGACAGCGGCTATGAGTTCCACGACCCCGATGTGGCATCGGTGCTGGCGACCGGGCTGGCGGCCTCGTGAGCACCACGAGGGCTCCCGAGCGGCTGCGCGTGGAGCGTCCCGACGGCACCTGCTTCCACCTGACCCTGCGCCCCGCCGCCGAGGGCGCGCCCGCGGTGCTGGTCGTGCCGGCGATGGGGCTCGGCTCGCGCTACTACCTGCGGCTGCTGGCCGCGCTGGAGGCCGCCGGCGTCACCGCCGCCGCGACCGAGCTGCGCGGGCGAGGGGCCACGAGGAGGGCGGCGAGCCGGCCGGACGACGCCGCGACTTCGGCTACGCCGACCTCGTCGACGACCTGGACCGCGCGGTCACCACGCTGGCCGCGCGACTGCCCGGCGCCCCGATCCACCTGCTCGGCCACAGCCTGGGCGGCCAGCTGGCCGCGGTGGAGGCCGCCGCCCGCCCCGAGCGGCTGGCCGGCCTGATCCACGTCGCGTCCGGGACGCCGTACTGGCGGGTGTTCTCACCGCGGATGCTCGCGATGACCCAGCTGGTGCCGCTGATCGCGCGGTTGCTGGGCCACTTCCCCGGTGACCGGTTCGGCTTCGCCGGCCGCGAGGCGCGCACCCAGATGACCGACTGGGCGCGCCTCGCGCGCACCGGCCGCTTCGTCTTCGGCCGGCCGCGCCGCGACCACGGCCGGGCGATGGCGAGCACCGCGCTGCCGGTGCTGTCGGTGTCGCTGGAGGGCGACGAGCTCGCGCCCCCGGCCTCGGTCGACGACCTGGCCGGGCGGTTCCCGAGCGCCCACGTCGAGCGGGTCCACCTCGATCCGGTGGCGATGGGCTTCGCGGAGGTCGACCACCTGCGCTGGGCCCGCCACCCGGGCGTCATCGTGCCGACCCTCACGGACTGGCTGGCGCGGGTGCACCCGCGCCCCTGACCGCGGCCACCTGCCAGCGCTCGCCGGCGCGACGCAGCACGATCACCCGCTGCGAGGCCCGGTCCCCCGGCAGCGCCTGCCGCACCCCGGGCCCCACGGCCACGCCGCCGGCGAGCCGGTCGGTCACGTCGAGCACCAGCCGCTCCGGCCCCGCGCGGCGTACGTCGAGGCGCAGCAGCTGGGTGCGCAGGTCACGGACCACCAGCCCGCGCCGGGTCCAGGCCACCAGCATCTCGACGTCGCGCTGCCCGGCGACGCTGCTCGGGACGTAGAGCCCCGACAGCGCCACCGCGTCGCCGGCGGCCCACGCCTCGGCACGGCGAGCGTCCCAGTCGGCGAGCACCTCACGGGCCATGGTGCGCGGGAGCACGACGTCTTCCGAGGGCACCGTCCCCTCCCCGAGGGCGGCCGTATCGCCGCTCTCGCCGCGGGTGCGCGACTCGGCCACGACGACCACGGCGGTGCCGACGAGCAGCGGCAGCACGACGACCACGAGCAGGATCGGGAGCCAGCGCGCAGACCTCATCCGTGGTTCCTACCGGCTCGCGGCCTCCGCGCGCAACGCTCGTCCACAGGCACGGCCAGGCCCGGGCCGCACCGCGCCACGGCGTAGGCTCGGCGCGTGACTGAGCTGCACTTCGAGGAGGCCGGCCTGGGGGCCGACGCGATCGACTACCTGGCGGCCTGGGAGCTCCAGCGCGAGGTCCACGCCCGCGTCGTCGACGGCGAGCAGCCCGGCACCGTGCTGCTCCTCGAGCACCCGCCGGTCTTCACCGCCGGCAAGCGCACCCTTCCCGAGGAGCGGCCGCTCGACCCCGGCGGCGCCGCCGTCATCGACGTCGACCGCGGCGGCAAGATCACCTTCCACGGTCCCGGCCAGCTGGTCGGCTACCCGATCGTCGAGCTGCCCGACCACGTCAAGGTCGTCGACTACGTACGCCGCGTCGAGGAGGCGCTGATCCGGGTCTGCCGCGACCTCGGCGTCACCACCGCGCGGGTCCCGGGACGCAGCGGCGTCTGGCTGCGCGCCGACGACCGAGGCCCGGAGCGCAAGATCGCCGCGATCGGCATCCGGGTCAGCCGCGGCGTGACCATGCACGGCTTCTCCCTCAACTGCGACGTCGACCTCGACTGGTACGCCCGCTTCGTGCCCTGCGGCATCGCCGACGCCGGCGTCACCTCCCTGAGCGCCGAGCTCGGCCGCGACGTCCCAGTCGCCGAGGTGCTGCCGCTGGTGCGCCGCCACGTCGCCGACCTCCTCGCCTGGGGCCCGTACGACGCCACGCCGGACTACGAGCCCCGCCCGGACCCGGCCAAGGCGCCCCGCATCCAGCTGCTCACCCCCGGCGGCAGCTGACCGGCTCGCGGTCCAGACCTCCGGCGTGGGTGCCGCAGCCCGTCGGTGCGCGCTGCTTTGATCACCACGGGCCGACCGGGCCCGGTGACGAAGGGCAGGCCCGTGAGCGAGCTGGTGATCGAGACCTCCGGGCTCCGCAAGGAGTTCCGCGGGCGCGGCGGCGTGCGCGTCGCCGTGCACGACCTGGACCTGGCGGTGCCCGCCGGCGGGGTGCACGGCTTTCTCGGCCCCAACGGGTCGGGCAAGACCACCACGATCCGGATGCTGCTCGGGCTGGCGCGCGCCAGCCGCGGGGAGATGCGGCTGTTCGGCGAACCGGTCCCCCGGCGCCTGCCGGCGGTGATCGACCGGATCGGCGCGGTCGTGGAGTCCCCGAAGTTCTCCCCCAACCTCTCCGCACGGCGCAACCTGCTGCTGCTGTCGCGCTCGATCGGCGTGCCGGACAGCCACGTGGACGACGCCGTGGAGACCGTCGGGCTCAGCGGTCGTGAGAAGGACCGGTTCAAGTCCTACTCCCTCGGCATGAAGCAGCGCCTCGCGATCGCCGCAACCCTGCTGAAGAAGCCCGACCTGCTGATCCTCGACGAGCCCACCAACGGCCTCGACCCGGCCGGCATCCGCGAGATCCGGGAGACCATCCGCACCCTCGCCGACGCCGGCGTGACCGTGCTGCTGAGCTCCCACATCCTCGCCGAGGTCCAGCAGGTCTGCACCTCGGCCACGATCATCGGCCAGGGTCGGCTGCTCGCCTCCGGCACCGTGGACGACCTGCTCGGCAGCGGTACGGCGTACCGCGTCGCCGCCGCGGACCCCACCGCCGCCGCCCGCGCGCTGGGCAGCGCCGGGGTGAGCGTGACTCCGGAGGCCACCGGCTCGCTCCGGGTGGAGTCCGACGACCCCGCCGCCCTCACCCGCACTCTCGCCGAGGCGGGCATCTGGCTCACCGAGCTGACCCCGTTGCGTCCCGACCTGGAGTCCTTCTTCCTCGACCTGACCGCGAGCGCCTCGCTCGACGGCCCGGACACCTCGACGACCGGCTACGTCACGCCCGCACAGGAGGCGGTCCGATGATGCGCCTGATCCGCGTGGAGCTCACCCGGCTGCGCTGGCGGCGCGCCGTGGTGGCCCTGGTCGCGCTCGCCTTCGTCATCCCCGCGGCGATCGGCCTGGCCCGGGTCTGGGACACCCGGCCCCCGTCGGCGCAGGAGCAGGCGCGCATCGACCAGATGATCGCGGAGCAGACCGACCGCAAGTCCACCCAGCGCCAGCTCGCGAAGTGCGTGGCCGACCCCGACGAGTGGGGCGTCGAGCCCGGCGACGACCCGGTCGCGAGCTGCGAGGAGTGGATCCTCCCCCAGCCCCAGTGGTTCGGCCCGCCCGTGCTCGACCTCGACCAGGACCGTGAGGAGAACGGCCTGGTCGTGATCCTGGTGCTCGGCGGGATCGCGTTGCTCGCGGGGGCGACGTTCGCGGGCCATGACTGGGCGAGCGGATCGATGAGCAACCAGCTGCTCTTCGAGCCCCGGCGTACCCGCGTCTGGCTGGCCAAGGCGGCGGCGGTCACCGGCACCATGTTCGCGCTCGCCGCGGTGGTCGCCACCGGCTGGTGGCTCTCGCTGTACGCCGTGGCCCGCAGCCGGGACCTCGCCATCCCCGACGGACTGCTGCGCGAGGGCCTCGAGCAGGGGTTGCGCGGGGCCGCGCTCGCGGCGGCTGCGGCGCTGCTCGGGTTCGCCCTGACCATGCTGTTCCGCAGCACCGTCGCCACGATCGGCATCCTGTTCGCCGTGGTCCTGGCCGGCGGCCTGCTCATGGCGGCGCTGGGCCTCGGCGGTCGATGGACGCCGGACAACAACCTGGCTGCGGTGGTCCAGAACGGCACGACCTACTACGTCGACGTACCGCCTGCGTGCGACCAGGCCCAGGTGCCCGCCGGCGTGGACTGCAGCGGCGAGCGCGACCTCAGCCTCGCCCAGGGCGCCGGCTACCTCGGCGTCCTGACGCTCGGGATCGGCGCCGCCTCCCTCGGCTCGCACCGGCGCCGCGACGTCCCGTGAGCCGCCCGCCCGGCGTCCGCGCCGATCGCGGGCGGGTGAGGCGCGCGGCGTACAGTAAGGGGGTGACTCAGGCGCCCGCACCCGAAGGCAGGAAGCTCCTCCGACTCGAGGTCCGCAACGCGGAGACCCCGATCGAACGCAAGCCGGAGTGGATCAAGACCCGGGCCAAGATGGGCCCGGAGTACACCGAGCTGATGGGCCTGGTGAAGTCCGAGGGCCTGCACACCGTGTGCCAGGAAGCCGGCTGCCCCAACATCTTCGAGTGCTGGGAGGACCGCGAGGCGACCTTCCTCATCGGCGGCGACCAGTGCACCCGGCGCTGCGACTTCTGCCAGATCGACACCGGCAAGCCCCAGGCCCTCGACCGCGACGAGCCCCGCCGGGTCGCTGAGTCGGTGCAGAAGATGGAGCTGCGCTACGCCACCATCACCGGCGTCGCCCGCGACGACCTCCCCGACGGTGGCGCCTGGCTCTACGCCGAGACCGTGCGCGCCATCCACGAGCTCAACCCCGGCACCGGGGTGGAGAACCTCATCCCCGACTTCAACGGCAAGCCCGACCTGCTGCGCGAGGTCTTCGAGTCGCGCCCCGAGGTGCTGGCCCACAACGTCGAGACCGTGCCGCGGATCTTCAAGCGGATCCGCCCCGCGTTCCGCTACGAGCGCTCCCTCGACGTCATCACCCAGGCCCGCGACTTCGGCCTGGTCACCAAGTCCAACCTGATCCTCGGCATGGGTGAGACCCGTGAGGAGATCAGCCAGGCCCTGCAGGACCTCCACGACGCCGGGTGCGAGCTGATCACGATCACCCAGTACCTGCGACCCTCGCTGCGCCACCACCCCGTGGAGCGCTGGGTCAAGCCGCAGGAGTTCGTGGAGCTGCGCGAGGAGGCCGAGGACATCGGCTTCTCCGGCGTGCTGTCCGGCCCGCTGGTGCGTTCGTCGTACCGCGCCGGACGCCTGTACCGTCAGGCGATGGACGCCCGCCAGGGCGCCTCGGCCTGACCCCGAGCGGCACCCGTCCGTCGGCCAGGGCCGAACCGCACGACCAGACAAGGCACACCCAGCGCAATGGCGAAGGAACCGAAGGCCGCGAAGGCTCCCAAGGCCTCGAAGGCGACGAAGGGGCAGGCTCCGGCCGACCCCGGCAAGATGAGCCGTCGACAGCAGATGGCCGAGACCTACCGGATGACCAAGAAGAGCGATCCCCGGATCGGTCTGTGGATCCTCGGCTCGTTCCTGATCTTCGGCGCCATCGGCTTCACGATCTTCAAGATCCTGCCCGGCGACGGCGTCATCGAGTGGATCCTCTCCGTCGTCGGCGGCCTGCTGTTCGGTCTGCTCGCCGCGATGATCATCTTCGGCCGGCGCGCGCAGAACGCGGCGTACACCCAGATGGAGGGCCAGCCCGGCGCCGCCGCGGCGGCGCTCGGCATGCTGCGCCGCGGCTGGGTGACCGAGCCGGCGATCGCGTTCAACCGCCAGCAGGACGTCGTGCACCGCGTGGTCGGCCCGCCCGGCATCGTGCTGATCGGTGAGGGCAACCCGACCCGGGTGCGTCAGCTGCTCGCCTCCGAGCGTCGCAAGCACGAGCGGGTCGCCTCCGAGGCCCCGATCCACGAGATCGTGTGCGGCCGCGGTGAGGACGAGGTCCCGCTGCCCAAGCTGGTGCGCAAGGTGCAGAAGCTCGGCCGCAAGGTCAAGGGCCCCGAGCTGACCGACATCATCCACCGCCTCAAGGCGATGGACGCCAACCGCTCCAACATCCCGATCCCCAAGGGTCCGGTGCCGACCAGCATGAAGGGCATGCGCGGCAACCTGCGCGGCCGCTGAGCACCGCTCCCCCACTGGGCTCCCCCAGATACGCCGACGGGCGCCGACCATCACGGTCGGCGCCCGTCGTACGTCGTGGGGCGGGGTTCGCTCAGGAGCGGCCGCCGCCCGTGCCCGCGCCGCCGCCGATCGAGCCCATCAGCTCCTCCATCGAGGTGGTCTCGTCGGCCGGGGGCGCCTCGATGTCGACGTCGGTGCCCCAGTTGTCGTAGTCCATGGTCATCGCCATGTCCTTGCCCATGTCCATGGACAGGCGACGGAACTGCTCGTCGTCGTTGAAGAAGACGTCGAAGGTGATGGTCTTCGGCATCTGGGACTGGGCCTGGGCACCGAGCTCGCCGAGGTCGAGGTCGCCGGTCATCGTCTTGGTGTCGACGGTGAGGCGGTACTGGTCGGTCTCGTCGCCGCTGACGTCGGCCTCGCCGACGTAGGTGACCTCGGTGATGCCGGACTCGAAGGTCTCCATCATCGCGCGCATGTCCATCTGGGCGCCGAGGTCGACGCCCAGGCCCTCGGCGGCCTCGCTCATGTCGAAGGTGACCCACTTCTCGCCCATGTCCGGCGACTTCATGTACATGACGTTGTCGACCATGAGCATCTCCATCTTCTGCCCGGCCATGTCGTAGGCCAGCTCCATGGAGGCAGGCTCGCTGCTGTAGTCCACGGCGCCCTCGGCCTTCATCGCCGTGCCGCTGCTCTTGACGTCCATGGTGACGTCGGCGGTGGTGAAGTCCTCGATCGAGCTGCGGTAGAGCTCCATGAAGTCGGCCTTCTCCACGCTGTCGCCCGGGGAGACGTCGGGAGCCGCGTCGGAGTCGTCAGCCGGGGCGGCGGACTCGCTGCTCTCGTCCGCGGCCTTCGTGGGCTCGGCTTCGTCCTCGCCGCAGGCGCTCAGGGTCGCGAGGGCGAGCGGGAGGACCGCGGCGGCGGCGAGACGGCGGACGGGGAGGCGTCGAGACATCAGTCAGGGCCTTTCTGAAGACATCGGGGTGTTGTTTCCACGGTAGGCCTACCCCGAAGCGAGGTCAGTGACCCCTCATCCCCCGCCATGTCTGCAAAGTCACGGTCGCCGAGCCGACCGCCAGGTCGTGCAGACCGCGGCCGTCGGGGCGGAACACCAGCGGCGGGATGACCAGGGCGATGAGGATTTGTCGCACGAAGGCCTGGATCAGCCCGATGGGGCGCGGGTCGCCGTTCACCCGTACGACGCGCAGCCGCGTCGCGATCTGCCCGAAGGAGCCGCCCAGCAGCGCGGTGAACAGCGCGGACTCCACGACGAAGACGAGGAGCACCCAGAAGCTGGCTGCGGTGTCCTCGGCGTACCGCTCGGGGCCGACGACGAGCACGACGGCCAGGGTGGAGGCGGCCCAGTCGACGATCAGCGCCAGCATGCGTCGGGCCCAGCTGGTCGTCTCCACGGTCGTCTCGCTCACCCCTCTAGGCTAGTTGGGTCTCCCCCGGCCCCG from Nocardioides sp. dk884 harbors:
- a CDS encoding RDD family protein; amino-acid sequence: MSETTVETTSWARRMLALIVDWAASTLAVVLVVGPERYAEDTAASFWVLLVFVVESALFTALLGGSFGQIATRLRVVRVNGDPRPIGLIQAFVRQILIALVIPPLVFRPDGRGLHDLAVGSATVTLQTWRGMRGH